AGTCTGTGGATAATTGTGGGTAACTCAAGTCGTTAGTCAAGTTACCCACATGTACACAGTTTTTCCCCAGACCTCTTCTACATAAATCAGCAATTCTAGACAAGAAGCGACACCTTTCTACTCTTACATACTAACGGCTATCGAGAGTTACTTTTTGCTCCTTTTTAGAAAATTTTGTATAGTTATCCACAGTTACGTACAATTAAATCATCAAGGAGGAATACATATGATAGATTTACGAAGTGATACGGTGACAAAGCCCACATTAAGAATGAGGCAGGCCGCATTTGATGCCGAAGTGGGAGACGATGTCTACACGGAAGATCCAAGTGTAATTAAATTAGAAGAAAAAGCGGCAGGGATGCTTGGAAAAGAAGCGGCGCTCTTTGTAACGAGCGGAACGCAAGGCAATCAGATCGCTGCCCTCACCCACTGTAATACGGGTGATGAAGTGCTGCTTGAAGCGGATGCTCACCTTTTTCTATATGAAGGGGCCTCCATGTCTGCGCTGGCCGGCGTGCAGCCGCGGACGATCCAGGGAAATCGGGGAGCGATGGATCCGAAAGAAGTAGAAGCAGCGATTCGCCCCGATGACATTCATTTCCCTGAAACCGGCATGATTTGTATAGAAAATACGCACAACAAAGCAGGCGGCGCCATCGTGCCTTTAGAAAATATGCAGGCGATCTACGGCGTCGCCCGTGAATATGGCATTCCCGTTCATTTGGATGGAGCGCGATTATTTAATGCAGCAGCTGCTTCCGGCGTGTCTATTGACCATTATGCCGCACAAGCGGATACGGTGCAATTCTGTTTATCAAAAGGTCTTGGCGCCCCGGTTGGATCCATCATCACAGGTTCGGCGGATTTCATTCGCAAAGCAAGAAAGTGGCGAAAAAGACTCGGCGGCGGACTGCGCCAGGTCGGCGTCATCGCTGAACCTGGATATATCGCCCTGACGGAGATGGCAGACCGCTTAGTAGAGGATCACGAAAATGCTAAAGCCTTGGCTGATCGATTAGCAGAGATGCCGGGTTTGACGATTGAAAATCAAGTGGATACGAATATCGTGCTCGTTAATACAGCAGGACGAGGGGAGACGGCGGAAGAGTTTTTAGAAATACTGAAGAAAAATGACATTCTGGCTGTACCGTTTGGACCGGAAACTGTCCGTTTTGTGACTCATTTTGATGTGAGCCGCGAGGATATTCAAACTGTCATTGACCGCATTCATCGATTAGCGCTTTAAAGGAAATTTCCCTATGGTTAAGCAGAAGCAAATACTGCGGGACACCTGTGCAAAAAACGAATAAACCGAGACCCCCGCAGCATGGTTTTCGAGAGGGGAGCTCTAAATCAGGAATTTCGATTAAGTTATGGGCCAGCATCGACCTTCCCGTGAGGCCGCGAAAGAGCGAGCGGCAGCAGCTTCAGCGATTCAAGTAAATAACAGTGTTTTTTAAGCCCGGATGAACAGTGATCAGATGCTCTTTTGTAAGGAAAGCGTTAATTTTCTCAGATTTTCGGGAATCCCGCCCATGATTGTCAATTTTTTAGATATACTATAAATAAAAGACGAGTGTGAGGGGGCCAATGATGAAAAGGCGCTGGCTGATCATTGTAGCAGCTTTATTGATCATTAGTTTAGGTTTTAATTATTACCAATATCAATCGCACGAAGCAGAGCTCACGGATATTAAAAGGAACGATGTTACTGCCATGAGAGGACTTGCGACCGAACTGGCTGTCCTCATTGGAGATGAAGACGCCTCTGATGGAGAAATCAGAGCCCTGGCTTTTTCGCTCAATCGGATGACATCGGATTTGGCCCAGAGCCAGCAGTATTATCCTGGCGGCAATGCAGATCATGACTTTTATCAAAAGCTCGCACGGACCTTATTGAGCTTTGTGTCTCAAAATGATGTGACACAGATGCCGATCCAGACGAGGGATGTTATTTTTCAAAACATTATGAGCAGTCTCGGCACGAAAGATGCAGAATATCTGGAACAACAGCTTGTTCAACTGAAAGAGCAGGAATAAAAGCGTGTAGCTAAAGCAGCTTTTTTAGTGCCTTGAAAGCGGACGTACGGACCGTTGGTAAGGGACACTTTTCCTGACTTAGAGAACAGACCTTATCATGTCATCAGATAAATGGATATTCCTACCTAAAAAAGCCTCATGGGAAAAATAAGAAATAAAGGAAAGAAACCACTTAAAGCATGTTGACAATAAATTACAGGGTTTTATAATGAAAATAACGGCCGGTACAAGCGCGTCTTGTATCGGCTATTTTCCTTTGTTTTATTGGTTAACCTTACTATTTATCAAAATAATTCAGAATGAAAATAATCTTATGCCAAAATCGGGTACATCAACAGAAAAGCAGGAAAGTACCGGGTGATTTTAGATCAGGAA
This window of the Halobacillus sp. Marseille-Q1614 genome carries:
- the ltaE gene encoding low-specificity L-threonine aldolase gives rise to the protein MIDLRSDTVTKPTLRMRQAAFDAEVGDDVYTEDPSVIKLEEKAAGMLGKEAALFVTSGTQGNQIAALTHCNTGDEVLLEADAHLFLYEGASMSALAGVQPRTIQGNRGAMDPKEVEAAIRPDDIHFPETGMICIENTHNKAGGAIVPLENMQAIYGVAREYGIPVHLDGARLFNAAAASGVSIDHYAAQADTVQFCLSKGLGAPVGSIITGSADFIRKARKWRKRLGGGLRQVGVIAEPGYIALTEMADRLVEDHENAKALADRLAEMPGLTIENQVDTNIVLVNTAGRGETAEEFLEILKKNDILAVPFGPETVRFVTHFDVSREDIQTVIDRIHRLAL